A single Kribbella aluminosa DNA region contains:
- the rpmF gene encoding 50S ribosomal protein L32: protein MAVPKRKMSRSNTRSRRAQWKTTAPSLVTCVNPACRAKHLQHTVCPNCGQYGAKGERRQVVES, encoded by the coding sequence GTGGCCGTTCCGAAGCGGAAGATGTCGCGCAGCAACACCCGCAGCCGCCGGGCCCAGTGGAAGACCACTGCCCCGTCGCTGGTCACCTGCGTGAACCCCGCCTGCCGCGCGAAGCACCTGCAGCACACCGTTTGCCCCAACTGCGGCCAGTACGGCGCCAAGGGCGAGCGCCGCCAGGTCGTCGAGAGCTAA
- the mutM gene encoding bifunctional DNA-formamidopyrimidine glycosylase/DNA-(apurinic or apyrimidinic site) lyase yields MPELPEVEVVRRGLVEFLAGRTVESVEVLHPRPVRRHAAGPEDFVSRLKGQVFAEPARRGKYLWLPLTSGDAVLTHLGMSGQFRVQPVGAPDEPHLRVRFRFADGGGEVRFVDQRMFGGLSYSEGGAELPAEIAHIARDPFDPLFDTDAAIAKIRRRKTGLKRALLDQTAVSGIGNIYADEALWRAKLHYARATETLKPLQIRAILEQAHAVMAAALTVGGTSFDALYVNVNGESGYFERGLNVYGQEGSPCPRDGRPIRREPFMNRSSYRCPKCQPVPRHVRW; encoded by the coding sequence GTGCCCGAGCTTCCCGAGGTAGAAGTCGTCCGGCGGGGGCTGGTGGAGTTCCTCGCCGGCCGGACCGTGGAGTCCGTCGAGGTGCTGCATCCCCGCCCGGTACGGCGTCATGCCGCCGGGCCGGAGGACTTCGTGTCCCGGCTCAAGGGGCAGGTGTTCGCCGAGCCGGCCCGGCGCGGGAAGTACCTGTGGCTGCCGCTGACCTCCGGTGACGCGGTCCTGACGCACCTCGGGATGAGCGGTCAGTTCCGGGTCCAGCCGGTCGGGGCACCGGACGAGCCGCACCTTCGGGTCCGGTTCCGGTTCGCCGACGGCGGCGGAGAGGTCCGGTTTGTGGACCAGCGGATGTTCGGTGGTCTGTCGTACTCCGAGGGCGGCGCCGAGCTGCCCGCCGAGATCGCGCACATCGCCCGCGACCCGTTCGACCCGTTGTTCGACACCGACGCCGCGATCGCGAAGATCCGGCGCCGGAAGACCGGCCTGAAGCGGGCGTTGCTGGACCAGACCGCGGTCAGCGGGATCGGCAACATCTACGCCGACGAGGCGCTCTGGCGGGCCAAGCTGCACTACGCGCGGGCCACAGAAACGCTGAAACCCTTACAAATAAGGGCCATCCTCGAGCAGGCCCACGCCGTGATGGCCGCGGCGCTGACCGTTGGTGGCACCAGCTTCGACGCCCTGTACGTCAACGTGAACGGGGAATCCGGGTACTTCGAGCGCGGCCTGAACGTCTACGGGCAGGAGGGTTCGCCGTGCCCGCGGGACGGCCGGCCGATCCGTCGTGAGCCGTTCATGAACCGTTCGTCGTACCGGTGCCCGAAATGTCAGCCCGTTCCACGGCACGTCCGCTGGTGA
- the smc gene encoding chromosome segregation protein SMC produces the protein MYLKSMTLRGFKSFASATTMNFEPGITCIVGPNGSGKSNVVDALAWVMGEQGAKSLRGGKMEDVIFAGTSGRSPLGRAEVVLTIDNTDGALPIEYAEVTISRTMFRNGGSDYQINGQNCRLLDVQELLSDSGIGREMHVIVGQGQLDSILRATPEGRRGFVEEAAGVLKHRKRKEKAIRKLEATEGNLNRLGDLITEIRRQLKPLGRQAEVARRAVTIQAEVRDGRARLLADDIVQAQSALEAELRDEARLTDRRTEVEAKLREARELEAELEDALREDAPALQAAQDTWYQLSGFGEKIKGTARIAADRIRSLNDEAEEPRPGRDPEELELEAARVRETEAQIEAEVEAHSELLAESVERRQQLESQEAEEERRISALIRAAADRREGLARLTGQVNALQSRAAAAESEIGRLASNRREAEERAAKAQHDFTALETQVAGLDAGERGLDEEYEGAQAVLDELDERLTKLRAEERDAERERTGLAARKEALELGLNRKDGAGALLAASEQINGLMGSVAALLSVRSGYETAIAAALGEAADAVAVMHTDAALHAVGHLKEHDLGRAGMLLGDAPADDYSLWPVLPYGASYAVDVVECPETLRPALRRLLRKVAVVDDVDAARSLLRNLPDVTCTTRAGDVLGAHFVYGGSDAAPSLIEVQSAVDEAAEKLIEATARSERLRFELQALEQERSRQKESVEITLARLHESDASMAAVAEQLGHFGSLAKASRGEAERMAEAIAAAEEERDRNLSGLAELEERLMDAEAFDEEGDEPDTSERDRLAEAAKAGRAAEMEARLALRTTEERARALSGRADSLERAARQEREARARSIARAARRARQAEAANAVHLAAGHVLARLESSLQLAAAERAEIQAQRADREQALARARSATRNLSSELEQLTNTVHRDALARAEQKMRLEALYEKALGELGIEVDALVTEYGPDQLVPPVASPDDPDDAEQREGEPFNRTKVEKRLKQAERALNQLGKINPLALEEFEAMEERHRFLSEQLDDLKKSRRDLMDIVKEVDERVEQVFTQAYQDVEIAFEHVFSRLFPGGEGRLVLTDPSDMLATGIDVEARPPGKKVKRLSLLSGGERSLVAVAFLVALFKARPSPFYILDEVEAALDDTNLGRLLEIYEELRENSQLLVITHQKRTMEVADALYGVTMRGDGVSAVISQRIREPEPV, from the coding sequence TTGTACCTGAAGAGCATGACGCTCCGGGGTTTCAAGTCGTTCGCGTCCGCGACGACGATGAACTTCGAACCAGGCATCACCTGCATCGTCGGACCGAACGGCTCCGGCAAGTCCAACGTCGTCGACGCACTGGCCTGGGTGATGGGTGAGCAGGGCGCCAAGTCGCTGCGCGGCGGCAAGATGGAGGACGTCATCTTCGCCGGCACCTCCGGCCGCTCGCCGCTGGGCCGCGCCGAGGTGGTGCTCACCATCGACAACACCGACGGCGCGCTGCCGATCGAGTACGCCGAGGTGACGATCAGCCGGACGATGTTCCGCAACGGCGGCTCCGACTACCAGATCAACGGCCAGAACTGCCGGCTGCTCGACGTCCAGGAGCTGCTCAGCGACTCCGGTATCGGCCGCGAGATGCACGTCATCGTCGGCCAGGGACAGCTGGACTCGATCCTGCGCGCCACGCCGGAAGGCCGCCGTGGCTTCGTCGAGGAGGCCGCCGGCGTCCTGAAGCACCGCAAGCGCAAGGAAAAGGCGATCCGGAAGCTGGAGGCCACCGAGGGCAACCTGAACCGGCTCGGCGACCTGATCACCGAGATCCGCCGCCAGCTGAAGCCGCTCGGGCGCCAGGCGGAGGTGGCGCGCCGCGCGGTGACGATCCAGGCGGAGGTCCGGGACGGCCGGGCCCGGCTGCTGGCCGACGACATCGTCCAGGCCCAGTCCGCGCTGGAGGCCGAGCTGCGCGACGAGGCCCGGCTGACCGACCGCCGTACCGAGGTCGAGGCGAAGCTCCGCGAGGCCCGGGAGCTGGAGGCCGAGCTCGAGGACGCGCTCCGCGAGGACGCCCCGGCGCTGCAGGCCGCGCAGGACACCTGGTACCAGCTGTCCGGCTTCGGGGAGAAGATCAAGGGTACGGCGCGGATCGCCGCGGACCGGATCCGTTCGCTGAACGACGAGGCGGAGGAGCCGCGGCCGGGGCGCGACCCCGAGGAGCTCGAGCTGGAGGCCGCCCGGGTCCGCGAGACCGAGGCGCAGATCGAGGCCGAGGTCGAGGCGCACTCCGAGCTGCTCGCCGAGTCGGTCGAGCGCCGCCAGCAGCTGGAGTCGCAGGAGGCCGAGGAGGAGCGCCGGATCTCGGCACTGATCCGGGCCGCCGCGGACCGCCGCGAGGGCCTGGCCCGGCTGACCGGCCAGGTGAACGCGCTGCAGAGCCGCGCGGCCGCCGCCGAGTCCGAGATCGGCCGGCTGGCGAGCAACCGCCGGGAGGCCGAGGAGCGCGCCGCGAAGGCGCAGCACGACTTCACCGCGCTGGAGACCCAGGTCGCCGGGCTGGACGCCGGCGAGAGGGGCCTCGACGAGGAGTACGAGGGCGCCCAGGCGGTGCTCGACGAGCTGGACGAGCGGCTGACGAAGCTGCGGGCCGAGGAGCGTGACGCCGAGCGCGAGCGCACCGGTCTGGCGGCGCGGAAGGAAGCCCTCGAGCTCGGTCTGAACCGCAAGGACGGCGCCGGCGCGCTGCTGGCCGCATCCGAGCAGATCAACGGCCTGATGGGGTCGGTCGCCGCGCTGCTGAGCGTCCGGTCCGGGTACGAGACCGCGATCGCCGCGGCGCTCGGTGAGGCCGCGGACGCGGTCGCCGTCATGCACACGGACGCCGCGCTGCACGCGGTCGGTCACCTCAAGGAGCACGACCTCGGCCGCGCCGGGATGCTGCTCGGCGACGCACCGGCCGACGACTACTCGCTGTGGCCCGTCCTGCCGTACGGCGCGTCGTACGCCGTGGATGTCGTCGAGTGCCCCGAGACGCTGCGGCCCGCGCTGCGGCGGCTGCTCCGCAAGGTCGCGGTCGTGGACGACGTCGACGCGGCACGGTCCCTGCTACGGAACCTGCCCGATGTCACCTGCACGACGCGTGCGGGCGACGTACTCGGAGCGCATTTCGTGTACGGCGGGTCGGACGCGGCGCCGAGCCTGATCGAGGTGCAGTCCGCGGTCGACGAGGCGGCGGAGAAGCTGATCGAGGCGACGGCGCGCAGCGAGCGGCTGCGGTTCGAGCTGCAGGCGCTGGAGCAGGAGCGGTCCCGGCAGAAGGAGTCCGTCGAGATCACGCTGGCCCGGCTGCACGAGTCGGACGCGTCGATGGCCGCGGTGGCCGAGCAGTTGGGGCACTTCGGATCGCTGGCCAAGGCCTCCCGCGGTGAAGCGGAGCGGATGGCCGAGGCGATCGCGGCGGCCGAGGAGGAGCGCGACAGGAACCTGTCCGGCCTGGCCGAGCTCGAAGAGCGGCTGATGGACGCCGAGGCGTTCGACGAGGAAGGCGACGAGCCGGACACGTCGGAGCGCGACCGGCTGGCCGAGGCGGCCAAGGCGGGGCGGGCGGCCGAGATGGAGGCGCGGCTGGCGCTGCGGACCACCGAGGAGCGGGCGCGGGCGCTGTCCGGTCGCGCGGACTCGCTGGAGCGGGCGGCGCGGCAGGAGCGGGAGGCGCGAGCCCGGTCGATCGCGCGGGCGGCCCGGCGGGCGCGGCAGGCGGAGGCGGCGAACGCTGTACACCTGGCTGCTGGTCACGTGCTGGCGCGGCTGGAGTCCTCGCTGCAGCTGGCCGCGGCCGAGCGGGCGGAGATCCAGGCGCAGCGGGCCGACCGCGAGCAGGCGCTGGCGCGGGCCCGGTCCGCGACCCGGAACCTCAGCTCCGAGCTGGAGCAGCTGACGAACACCGTGCACCGGGACGCGCTGGCGCGGGCCGAGCAGAAGATGCGGCTCGAGGCGCTGTACGAGAAGGCCCTCGGCGAGCTCGGGATCGAGGTCGACGCGCTGGTCACGGAGTACGGGCCGGACCAGCTGGTCCCGCCGGTTGCGTCACCGGACGACCCTGATGATGCTGAGCAGCGCGAGGGCGAGCCGTTCAACCGGACCAAGGTCGAGAAGCGGCTGAAGCAGGCCGAGAGGGCGCTGAACCAGCTCGGCAAGATCAACCCGCTCGCGCTCGAGGAGTTCGAGGCGATGGAGGAGCGGCACCGCTTCCTCTCCGAGCAGCTCGACGACCTGAAGAAGTCCCGCCGCGACCTGATGGACATCGTCAAGGAGGTCGACGAGCGGGTCGAGCAGGTCTTCACCCAGGCGTACCAGGACGTGGAGATCGCGTTCGAGCACGTCTTCAGCCGGCTGTTCCCGGGCGGTGAGGGCCGGCTGGTGCTGACCGACCCGTCGGACATGCTGGCGACCGGTATCGACGTCGAGGCCCGCCCGCCGGGCAAGAAGGTCAAGCGCCTCTCGCTGCTCTCCGGCGGCGAGCGCTCGCTGGTCGCGGTCGCGTTCCTGGTCGCGCTGTTCAAGGCGCGCCCGTCGCCGTTCTACATCCTCGACGAGGTCGAGGCAGCCCTCGACGACACCAACCTCGGCCGCCTCCTGGAGATCTACGAAGAACTCCGCGAGAACAGCCAGCTCCTGGTCATCACGCACCAGAAGCGCACCATGGAGGTCGCCGACGCCCTGTACGGCGTCACCATGCGCGGCGACGGCGTCTCCGCCGTCATATCCCAACGCATCCGGGAGCCCGAACCGGTCTAG
- the coaD gene encoding pantetheine-phosphate adenylyltransferase has product MVKAVFPGTFDPPTVGHLDIVTRAAAAFDELIVATGVNQSKNRLFGPQERIEMLTELVEPFPNVRIGTFDGLLVDYCRAEGAGVIVKGLRSAADYDYELQMAQLNRRMTGVDTLFFPTAPENAFISSSWVKEIARLGGDVSSFVTPAVHARLPNKL; this is encoded by the coding sequence ATGGTTAAGGCCGTCTTTCCCGGCACCTTCGATCCGCCCACGGTCGGGCATCTCGACATCGTCACCAGGGCGGCCGCCGCCTTCGACGAGCTGATCGTCGCGACCGGGGTGAACCAGTCGAAGAACCGCCTGTTCGGGCCGCAGGAGCGGATCGAGATGCTCACCGAGCTGGTCGAGCCGTTCCCGAACGTCCGGATCGGGACCTTCGACGGCCTGCTGGTCGACTACTGCCGGGCCGAGGGCGCCGGGGTGATCGTGAAGGGGCTGCGCTCGGCCGCCGACTACGACTACGAGCTGCAGATGGCGCAGCTGAACCGGCGGATGACCGGCGTCGACACGCTGTTCTTCCCGACCGCACCGGAGAACGCGTTCATCTCCTCCAGCTGGGTCAAGGAGATCGCCCGGCTGGGCGGCGACGTCAGCTCGTTCGTGACGCCCGCCGTTCACGCACGGTTACCGAACAAGCTCTAG
- a CDS encoding YceD family protein, which produces MIDTHELARRAGSEREVTFTAPAPADLGIDVIGVPDGDPIQFDLRLESVVEGVLVTGTASGRLVGECARCLVDIEDEFLADVQELYVYPESEAEPDEASRMEGDLIDLEPALRDQVVLALPFQPLCTDDCPGLCPDCGVRLADEPGHKHEDGGDPRWAALDGLLENTEQDN; this is translated from the coding sequence GTGATCGACACGCATGAGCTGGCACGCCGCGCCGGGTCCGAACGCGAAGTCACCTTCACGGCGCCGGCGCCGGCGGATCTCGGAATCGACGTGATCGGCGTCCCCGACGGCGACCCGATCCAGTTCGATCTACGGCTGGAATCGGTGGTCGAAGGGGTGCTCGTGACCGGAACGGCCAGTGGCCGCCTGGTCGGGGAGTGCGCGCGGTGCCTGGTCGATATCGAGGACGAGTTCCTCGCTGACGTCCAGGAGCTGTACGTCTACCCGGAGAGCGAAGCCGAGCCAGACGAGGCCAGCCGGATGGAGGGCGATCTGATCGACCTCGAGCCGGCGCTGAGGGACCAGGTGGTGCTCGCACTGCCGTTCCAGCCGCTGTGTACGGACGACTGTCCGGGACTGTGCCCCGACTGCGGGGTGCGCCTGGCGGACGAGCCCGGCCACAAGCACGAGGACGGCGGCGACCCCCGCTGGGCAGCCCTCGACGGACTGCTCGAGAACACCGAGCAGGACAACTGA
- the rnc gene encoding ribonuclease III: MNSANETGLYAELNQRLGVSLADNLLEHAFTHRSFAYENGGLPTNERLEFLGDSVLGVIVTESLFRNHPDLSEGRLAKLRAAVVNMRALAGVARELKLGKYLRLGRGEEATGGRDKSSILADCVEALIGAVYLDRGFEVAGSVVHRLFDDLMESSARLGAGLDWKTSLQELVAQLGVGVPEYVIAESGPDHAKTFEARVRIGADTYGHGIGRSKKEAEQQAAETAWKALRAAHPDSVDPSQQP, translated from the coding sequence GTGAACTCTGCCAACGAAACGGGGCTCTACGCCGAGCTGAACCAGCGGCTCGGCGTATCGCTGGCTGACAATTTGCTGGAGCACGCCTTCACCCACCGTTCGTTCGCGTACGAGAACGGTGGGCTGCCGACGAACGAGCGGCTGGAGTTCCTCGGGGACTCCGTGCTCGGCGTCATCGTCACGGAGTCGTTGTTCCGGAACCACCCGGACCTGAGCGAAGGCCGCCTGGCCAAGCTCCGGGCCGCGGTGGTCAACATGCGTGCGCTCGCGGGTGTCGCCCGCGAGCTCAAGCTCGGCAAGTACCTGCGGCTCGGCCGCGGCGAAGAGGCCACCGGTGGTCGGGACAAGTCCTCGATCCTCGCCGACTGTGTCGAGGCGCTGATCGGCGCCGTCTACCTGGACCGCGGCTTCGAGGTCGCGGGCTCGGTGGTGCACCGGCTGTTCGACGACCTGATGGAGTCGTCGGCCCGGCTCGGTGCCGGCCTGGACTGGAAGACCTCGCTGCAGGAGCTGGTCGCCCAGCTCGGCGTCGGCGTGCCGGAGTACGTGATCGCGGAGTCCGGGCCGGACCACGCGAAGACGTTCGAGGCCCGGGTCCGGATCGGCGCCGACACGTACGGTCACGGTATCGGCCGGAGCAAGAAGGAAGCCGAGCAGCAGGCCGCCGAGACCGCCTGGAAGGCCCTGCGCGCCGCGCACCCGGACAGCGTGGACCCCTCGCAGCAGCCCTGA
- a CDS encoding nuclear transport factor 2 family protein produces the protein MSQEIPAAVQRALDAIDALDTDAFVAAFGPDGYVNDWGREFRGPDQIRSWSDNELIGKQATFTNTEVSAPGNPLTIRTQVGGNGFNGPSHFTFDVQNDTLASMTITA, from the coding sequence ATGAGCCAAGAGATCCCCGCAGCGGTCCAGCGCGCGCTCGACGCGATCGACGCCCTCGACACCGACGCGTTCGTCGCGGCCTTCGGCCCCGACGGCTACGTGAACGACTGGGGCCGCGAGTTCCGCGGCCCCGACCAGATCCGCTCCTGGAGCGACAACGAACTGATCGGCAAGCAGGCCACGTTCACCAACACCGAGGTCAGCGCCCCCGGCAACCCCCTGACGATCCGCACCCAGGTAGGCGGCAACGGCTTCAACGGCCCGTCCCACTTCACCTTCGACGTACAGAACGACACGCTGGCCTCGATGACCATCACGGCGTAG